In the genome of Streptomyces sp. SAI-127, the window AGGGCTCGGGCCAGGGCGAGACCGACGCCTTCGCCGCGTCGGAGTTCCCGCAGGGCCGCTCGTACGACCGCGTCGTCGCCCTCACCCGCTCCGGCACGACGACCGAAGTCCTCGACCTGCTCGGGCAGTTGAAGGGCACCACCCGCACGACCGCCCTCACCGCCGACCCCGCCACCCCCGTCATGGCCGCCGCCGACGAGGTCGTCGTCCTCGACTTCGCCGACGAACGCTCCGTCGTCCAGACCAGGTTCGCGACCACCGCCCTCACCCTGCTCCGCGCCCACCTGGGCCTGCACACCGACGCCGTCGTCGCCGACGCCCGCACCGCACTCACGTCTCCCCTGCCCGAAGGCCTCGTCGAGTGCACGCAGTTCACCTTCCTCGGCCGGGGCTGGACGGTCGGGCTGGCCAACGAGGCCGGCCTGAAGATGCGCGAGGCCTCCCTCGCCTGGACCGAGGCCTACCCGGCGATGGAGTACCGGCACGGCCCCATCAGCATCACCACCCACGGCACCGCCACCTGGATGCTCGGCGCGGCACCCGAGGGGCTGGCCGAACAGGTCCGGCAGACCGGCGGGCTGTGGGTGGCGGGCACCCTCGACCCCCTCGCCGAACTGGTCCGCGTGCAGCGCCTCGCGGTCGCCGTCGCCGGGGCCCGCGGCCTCGACCCGGACCAGCCCCGCCACCTCACCCGCTCGGTGATCCTCGCCCGCCCCTAGGAGACGTCGTGCCCCTGGTCACCACCGGCGAGCTCGTCACCCGGGCCGCCACCACCCGCTCCGCCGTCGCCGCCTTCAACATCATCACCCTGGAACACGTCGAGGCCGTCATCGCCGGCGCCGAGTCCCTGGACGCGCCCGTCGTGCTCCAAGTCAGCGAGAACGCCGTCAAGTTCCGCCACGGCAGTCTCCTCCCGCTCGCTCGCGCCGCCGTCACCGCGGCCGAACGAGCCGCCGTACCCGTCGCGTTGCACCTCGACCACGTCCAGAGCGACGACCTGCTGCGCCAGACGGCCGACGCCGGCTTCGGGTCCGTGATGTACGACGCGGCCCATCTGCCCTACGCCGAGAACCTCGCCGCCACCCGGACGGCGGCCGACTGGGCGCACTCCCAAGGGCTCTGGATCGAAGCCGAGTTGGGGGAAGTGGGTGGGAAGCAGGGCCGGCCCCCGCTGGACGCCCACGCCCCCGGCGCCCGCACCGATCCCGCCGAGGCCCGCGCCTTCGTCACCGACTCCGGCGTGGACGCCCTCGCCGTGGCCATCGGCAGCGCCCACGCGATGACCGAACGCACCGCCACCCTCGACCACGACCTGCTCAAACGCCTCACCGCCACCCTCGACGTCCCCCTCGTCCTGCACGGCTCCTCCGGAGTCCGCGACGAGGAACTCACCGCGGCCGTCGCGGGCGGCATCGCCAAGGTCAACGTCGGCACCGCGCTGAACATCGCCATGACGGGCGCGATCCGGGAGTTCCTGGCGGCTCACCCCGAGGCGGTGGACTCCCGCACCTACCTGAGCGTCGGGCGGGACGCCATGGCCGAGGCGGCCCGGCGGATCATCCAGCTGCTCGCGCGGTGAGGACGGGCTGGTAGAACCCGCCGGCGGCCGGATCGTGCCAGCGCACGTCGACGAAACCGGCCCCGGCCACGAACTCCGTCAGCTGTGAACGGGTCAGGGCCCAGGAGGTCGTACGGCGGACGCGGACGGCCCAGTCGTCCCCGGCGCCGTCCGCGAGCTGGAAGTGCTCCAGGTCGTAGCGCTCGCCGTCATCGTGCCATTGCCACAGCTGGAAGGTGATCACCCGGCCGCCGGAGTCCTCGGAGACCTGCGGAGGCGGGGCGGCGGGCCTGGTCCGCCGGATCTCGTCGTAGTCCCGAAGGGTGAGCACCAGCAGACCGCCGTCCCGCAGAACCCTGCCCATGCCCGCGAGCGCGGCCTCGACGTCCGGGGCCGTCAGCAGATGCGCGAGCGAGTTGTCGGCGCAGACGACGACGTCGAAGACGGACGACGCGAACGGCAGCCGGCGCATGTCCGCGGCGGCGGTCGGCACCACTGCCCCGCGGGCCGCGGCCTCCTGGGCGGCCCGTGCGGCGGCCACCGGACTGATGTCGCTGCCGACGACCCGGTGCCCCGCGAGAGCCAGCCCGATCGCCTGGGTCCCGATGCCGCACGAGCAGTCCAGGACGCGGTGCGGCCCCGGCCCCAGGTCCTCCCGCACGAACGCTCCGAGCACAGCCGCCTGATGCGCCATGCTCGCGTCCCAGTCCGCGAAGATCCGGTGGTAGTCCGGGGCCAGCGCGTCGTAGAAGGCCCGCACCGAGAGATCAGACACCCGACTCCTTCACCGCCTTGAGCACCACGAACTTCGGCCCGCCGGCGACGAGTTCACTGTTGCCGAACAGCTTCCGCAGCTTCACGTGATAGCCGAGATGGCGGTTGCCGACAACCCACAGTTCGCCGCCGGGCCGTAGCGTCCTGCGGGCTCCGGTGAACATCCGCCAGGCCGTCGCGTCGGTCGTCGCCTGGTGGGAGTGGAAGGGCGGGTTGTTGAGGACGAGGTCGACGCTGCCCGCCGGGACCCCCGCCAGACCGTCCCCGACCCGGAACTCCGCATGCCCGGGCACGCCGTTCGCCTTGTACGTCCCCTCCGCCGAGGCCACGGCCTGGAAGGACTCGTCGACGAACAGCACCTCGGCCTCGGGGTTGGCCAGGGCCACAGCCGTTCCGACGACGCCGTTGCCGCAGCCCAGGTCCACGATCCGCTGGGAACCCCGGCTCTTCGGGAGGTGCTGGAGGAAGAACCGGGTGCCGATGTCGAGCCGGTCCGCGCAGAAGACGCCCGCGTGATTGACGACGGCACGCCCGGAGGCGGCACCGACGCCGTCCGGGAGGGTGTAGCCGTACGGCCAGGGATTGGCGGGCCGTTCGAGCGACGGTTCCGGTGTGCAGAAGATGAGCCGGGCCTTCTTCTCGGCCAGCGAGGTGCGGGTCGGCCCGAGGATCCGCTCGAACAGCTGGAGCGTCGAGGTGTGGATCTCCTTCACCATGCCGGTGCCGACGACGAGCGTGCCCTCGTGCACCGCGGGCGCCAGCCGCAGCAGCTGGTCCTCCAGCAGGGCCAGGCTCTTCGGCACCCGCACCAGCAGGACGTCGACGCGGCCGGGCGGCGGGTCCTGTGTGGTGAGCAGCCGGACGGTGCCGGGCTCGACGCCGGCGCGTTCGAGGTTGGCGCGGGTCGCTTCCTGGCTGAGGAAGGAGTCGGTGATCTGGATCGGGCGGTGCGGCGCCAGCGCGGTGGCCAGCGCACCCCAGCGGTCTCCGACCAACACGACCGTGCCGGACAGGGCCACGCCCTCCGCCGCGAGATGCCTCAGCAGATACTCGTCGGAGGCGTCCCAGGCGCGCAGCCGGTCACGCGGGTCCTCGGGGAAACGGGTGAGCGCGAACTCGCCCCAGGGGGTCGTCATACGGTCGTCCATCGTGCGTCCAGGCTATCCGAGGCGCAGCTCAGGCCCGCTCGGGCAGGATGGAACCCATGGATGCCGAGCTGTTCCCCCGACCCCGTGCGGAGGTCGCGCCGGGTGCGGTGCACGTCCCGGACTGGCTGGAGCCGGGGCGGCAGCGCGACCTGCTGGAGGCCTGCCGGGAGTGGGCGCGCCCGCCCGCCGGACTGCGCACGGTCCGCACCCCGGGCGGCGGCACGATGACCGCGCGGCAGGTGTGCCTCGGCTGGCACTGGTACCCGTACGCCTACGCCCGCACGGTCGCCGACGGCGACGGGGCACCGGTGAAGCCGTTCCCGCACTGGCTGGGCGAGCTGGGCCGGGAAGCGGTGCGCGACGCACTCGGTCCGCAGCAGGCGGCCTACGACATCGCGCTGATCAACTTCTATGACGGCGACGCCCGTATGGGCATGCACCGCGACAGCGACGAGAAGTCGGACGCGCCCGTGGTCTCCCTGAGCCTCGGCGACACCTGCGTCTTCCGCTTCGGCAACCCCGAAACCCGGACCCGGCCCTACACGGACGTCGAACTGCGCAGTGGTGACCTGTTCGTGTTCGGCGGCCCGTCGAGACTCGCGTACCACGGGGTCCCCCGTGTGCATCCGGGCACCGCGCCGCCCGAGTTGGGGCTGACGGGACGGCTGAACATCACGCTGCGGGTCAGCGGGCTCTGAGCTCCATCGCGAACGGATCATGGGAGACTCGCCCTCATGAGCGGCAAGGCGGACCCCCGGCCGGCGGGGGAAGGAACCACCTCGAGGACGCGGCTGGACCGGGGGCGCGGTGCGCTCGGGCCCGCGTTGGAGCTCGTGCACACCGGCCGCGCGCCCACCCGGGCCGTGCTCACCGCGGAACTCGGGGTGACGCGGGCGACGGCCGGCGCGGTCGCCGCCGAGCTGGAGGCGCTCGGGCTGATCCGCGTCGACGCCCGGCCCACCGCTGCCGCCGGTTCGCAGGGCCGGCCCTCGCATCGCCTCGCGGTCGCCGAGGACGGTCCCGTCGTGCTGGCCGCGCAGGTCCACGCCGACGGTTTCCGGGCCGCCCTGGTCGGTCTGGGCGGCCGTATCGTCGCCACCGCCCCCGGCTGCGAGACGGTCGACGCCGACCCGGCGAAGGTCCTCGGCTCCGTCGTCGAGGCGGGCGCCGACCTGCTGCGCACCACCGGCAGACGCTGTGTCGGCGCCGGACTCGCCGTGCCGTCCGCGGTCGCCGAACCCGAAGGCCTCGCCCTCAACCCCCTGCACCTCGCCTGGCCCGCGGGCGCCCCCGTCCGCCGTATCTTCGGCGAGTGCGTGCGTGCCGCAGGCATCACCGGACCGGCCTTCGCGGCCAACGACGTCAACCTCGCCGCGCTCGCCGAGCACCGGCACGGCGCGGGCCGCGGCGCCCGGGACCTGCTGTGCGTGGCGACCGGACACCGGGGCGTGGGCGGCGCGCTGGTGCTCGACGGGCGTCTGCACACGGGGAGTTCGGGCCTGGCTCTGGAGGTCGGCCACCTCACCGTGAACCCCGAGGGCCGACCCTGCCACTGCGGCAGCCGGGGCTGTCTGGACGTCGAGGCGGACCCGCTGGCGTTCCTCACGGCGGCCGGACTCGACCCCGGCCCCGAGCTCTCCCTGCTCCAGCAGGCCAACGACCTCGTCCGGCACCACTACGACGATCCCGCCGTCCGCACCGCCGCCGAGGCCCTCATCGACCGCCTGGGCCTCGGTCTCGCGGGCCTGGTGAACATCCTGAACCCGGACCGCATCATCCTCGGCGGCCTCCACCGCACCCTTCTGGACGCCGACCCCGCCCGTCTGCGCGCCGTCGTCGCCGACCGCAGTCTGTGGGGGCAGAGCGGCGGCGTTCCCATCCTGGCCTGCACCCTCGACCACAACAGCCTGGTCGGGGCGGCCGAGCTGGCGTGGCAGCCGGTGCTGGACGATCCGCTGGGTGCACTGACCCATGGCTGACCTGCTGGAGGCCGCGGGACTGCGCCTGGTCGAGGTGGCGCCCCCGGTGGTGCCGGCCGAGGTGCGGACGGCCATGGACCGTGAGTGGGGCGAGGCCGTCCTGGCCAACCCGGCCCTCTTCGACGGTCCGGTGGCGGTGTGCGCGGGGCTCTCACGGGAGGCCCAGGACGACCTGCTCGTCTCCTGGTCCCGGGTGACCTATCGGTACCTCGCCCTGCGCCGCGTCCCGGGTGCCGACGCCCTGGCGTCCCTCTTCGTCAGCGTGGTGCAGCCGACGGACGACGGACGCGTGCTGGTGGGCCGTATGTCCGCGTCCACCGCCGCGCCCGGCCGCTGGCAGTTCCCCGGCGGATCGGTGGAACCGCCCACCGGCGACGAGCCCCTGGACGAACCCGCACTGCGCCGCCACGCGGCCGTGGAACTGGCCGAGGAGACGGGCGTCGACGTCCCGGCCGCCGACCTCACCCGGTGTCTGGTGACGCACGGCGCGGACGGACAGGTCGGTGTCCACTACCTGGCACCGCCCCTGCCCGCGTCCTTCTTGCAGGAGAGCTTCACGGCGCTGACGGCCGCGGAGACGGTACGGGGACGGGCGCCGGAGTTCGACCGGCTCGCGCTCGTAGGCTCACCGGCCGAACTTCCGGACCTCGCCGGTCCGCACGTGGGCTACCTGGATCCCGTCGTCCGTTGGGTGAGCCGCCGAGTAGGCTCGTGACATGCGGATCTCCGTCTCCTCGGACATGGACGAACCAGTCGCGCGCACCCTCGTCGACGAACTGCGCGCGCGGGGCCACGAAGTCGTCGCGTACGGCGCCCTGAGCCCCGGCGCCGACCCGCAGTGGGCCGTCTGCTCGGCGGCCGCGGCCCGTGAGGTGGCCGCCGGGACGGCCGACCAGGCCGTCGTGTGCTGCTGGACCGGCACCGGCGCCTCCATCGCCGCCAACAAGGTCCCGGGCGTACGGGCCGCCCTGTGCACGGACGCCTACACGGCGGACGGCGCCCGCCGCTGGAACGACGCCAACGTCCTGGCCCTCAGCCTCCGCCTCACCTCCGAGCCACTCCTCAAGGAGATCCTCGACGCCTGGTTCACCGCCGGGGCGAGCGAGGACGCCGAGGACCGAGAGAACGTGGCCCGGGTGGGACGCCTGGACGCCGGCCGGGCCTGATCCCCGCCTGCCGCGCGACGCCCGGCACGCGCGCTCGCCGCGCTGCCGACCGCCGACACGGCTCCGCCACACGGCGCTCCGGCGCCTTGCGACCGCACGCTCGAAGCAAGCTCGCGCGGGAGGGGCCCCATCGCCGCCGCGCGGCCCGCCCTCCGGGCGGACGACGGGAATGTGACGACAGGGCCTAGAAGCGCGCGTCCGGTCAGACGCCGAGCGGGCCGGCCACCTTCAGTTCCTCGTGGTCGATCAGCCATCGCACCGACTCCAGTACGGCGGCCTCCGGTTCGTGGCGCGGCGCGTAGCCGAGGAGGGTCCTGGCCTTCTCGATGGTGAGGTACTGACTGCGGTAGAGGTGCTCCCAGCTCGCCTCGGCGTGTTCCGGGGCTGTGGTCCGGCGGAACTGTTCCCAGGTCACCGGCTCCAGCGACGCGGTCCGACCGAACCAGCCGGCCGCGATGCGGGCGTACCCGCGGACGTTCAGCGCGGTGGGGGCGACGACATTGAAGTCCTCTCCCGCCGCCGCGTCCCGGTGCTCGACCGCCCGTTCGAAGGCCTGGGCGACATCGTCGGCGTGCACATGGTGCATCAGCTCGGCACCGATCCCCGGGACCGGCAGCGGCCGTCCGGCCGAGAGGGCGTACCAGACCGCGGGGTCGAGGTTTCCCAGCGGACCGATCGGGTGCCAGCCCGGCCCGACGATGTGCCCGGGGTGCAGGGACGTGGTCACCAGGCCCCCGGAAGCGGTCTCCTCCTTCAGCATCCGGGCGATCCGGTCCTTCTGGATGCCGTACTCCCCGACGGGCGGGGTGCCCGTGGTCTCGGAGATCGGCAGCCTGTCGCTGGGGCCGAAACGCCACACGGTGCCGCAGTGCAGCAGGTGCCCGATCTCGCCGCGCAGCCGCTCGACCAGTGCCGTGGCCGCTTCCAGGGTGAAGCAGACCAGGTCGATCACGGCGTCCGGGGCCAGGCCGGCCACCCGGTCACCGAAGGTGCCCTCGTCGTCCTCCCGCTGCCGGTCGGCGACGACCTGGCGGACCTGCTGCCACTCGGGAGCCTCGGTGTAGGCCGTGCGGGTGCCACGGCTGATGTTGATCACTTCGTGGCCCGCCCGCACCAGGCGGGGGACGAGGAAGGTGCCGATGTGGCCGCTTCCGCCGATGACGACGACTCGCATACGTTTCCCATCAGTGTCGAGCAGGTCAGTGTCAGACAGGAGTATCCGGCGCCACCGTCAGGCTCCCGGCCGCGGCGGCGAAACTTGCGGCCCTCGGTGGACATCTCGGTGGCGTAGGGCCGTTGTCAGTGGCGGCGACTAGCCTGCCGGGCATGATCGAGACGACTGAGCGCGACCGCGCCTTTCCGCCCGCCCTGGCCGACGTGGCCCGCGTGGAGTTCGACTACGACGACGGCGAGGGCGTCGACTTCGAGCCGTACGACGCCTTCGACTCCGCCGAGGAGACCACCGACTGGCTGCGCCACTGGACCGGCAACCACCAACTGGACGGCGACGCCTACCGGGTCTTCGGACAGGACGGCACCGGTGGCCTCGCCGCCCTGTGGTGCGTGCGGCCGGGGCGGCCCCTCGTGGAGCAGCCCGTGGTGTTCCTGGGATCGGAGGGCGAGCGCGGTGTGGTGGCGGCGAACCTGTCCGACTTCCTGTGGGTGCTCGCCGATGGCCTCGGGCCTTTGGAGGTCGTGGATTTCGAGCAGTACGAGGGCCGTCCGAGCGCGACGCTGACCGCCCTCGCCGAACGCCACGCGAACACCCCGCGCCGCACCACCCGGGACATCGTCACCACCGCCCGGGCGGAGTTCCCGACCTTCTCCGAGGACATCGACGCACTCTGCCGGTGAGCGGCGTCATGGCCGACTCCACTCCACGGCCAGGGCTCGACCAGGGTTGTCGGTGAGGATGCGCCGCACCAGTTCCTCACCCAGGTCGGCCGTGAGCCGCGGCCGCACCCGGCGCAGCAGATACGGCATCCCCGGGCCGCCGTTGACCGAGCGGGCCGCCGCGGTCGTGGTGTCGCCGCCGAGCAGCAGCCGGTCGCCGTGCCCCGCGTCCGCGAGCTCCCGCACCGCGTCGGGCATGCGCCAGTCCGTGGCGTGGTGGGCGCGCGAGGGCCCGTCGAAGGCGAGATAGCAGCCCGACCCCGCGGCCTCGCGGTGCACCGTGAAGTCGGGGGAGCGGTTGAGGTGCCCGAGGATCACTCGCCGCGGCGGCACCCCCAACTCCCCGCACAGCAGATCCAGTACGTCCAGCGCACCGGTCCCCAGCTCCAGGTGGACGGCGATCGGCGCCCCCGTAGCGTGATGGGCCTCGGCCGCCGCGGTCATCGTCCAGCGGGCGTGCGCGTCCAGCGCGTGGAAGCCGCCCGCCACCTTGATCAGCCCCGCGCGGACCCCCGACCGCCCGATGCCCTCGGTCAGTTCGGCGACGAACACGTCAGCCAGCCGGCCGCGCAGCCCGGCGAGCGTGGCGTCGTCGTAGTGGGCGGCCTGGTGCAGCCCGGTCGCGGTGACGATCCGCACCCCGGTCTCCCGTGCCAGCGTCGGCAGCGCGTCGGCCCGCCGCCCCAGCCCGTACGGCGTCCACTGCATCACGGCGCCACCGCCCTGCGCGGCGAACGCCGTCAGCTCGGTCCGCGCCGCCGAGACGCTCCGCAGCTCCTGCCCCGGCAGTTGGGGGCTGCCGAAGAACAGGTGGTCGTGCGCGTCGCACACGCCGAGCTCCTCGGCGGGGACGTCCCCGGCCACGGTACGGACCGCGACCGCGCTCACCACTGACGCCCCCGAGGCAGCCGCTCCCGTCCCGGCGCCGACACGTGCAGTACCTCGAACAGATCACCGTCCGCCTTCGGCGCTTCGTGCGCCCACAGAGAGAAGTGCACGAGTTCCCAGCGGGCCGTGTCCACGGCGGCCGCCGCGAACAGCGCGCCGTCCTCCCCGGCCAGCCGCCCCGTCTCGTCCACGGCCTCCGCCATCACCTCTGCCAACTCCACTCCCTCCGGCACCGGTTGACGCCTGCGGACCGCCGACCGGGCGGGGGAGCCGACGGCGCCGCCCTCCTCGTACGACAGACCTGTCCACTGCCGCACCGACGGCCGCCCGAAGTCGTTGCTGAGCCCCTGGAAGGCGCCTCCCCAGAGGAAGGAGTTCATGCCCTCCACGGTGTCCCAGAGGTAGAAGGGGGCGTACTGGTTGACGGGCGAGCCGTTCACCCCGCGCTCGCGCATCAGGTACGTCTTGAAGCCGAGCCCGTCCCAGTCGTCCAGCAGATGCCCGATCCGGAACACCCGGGCGCGGATGACGGCCATGTCGTAGTCGGCGGGCAGGGTGAGCTCGTACTGCATGGCGTGCATCGGATGCCTCCTCAGGCGGGGTAGTCCTCGGGGGCGACGTGCGCGTCCCAGTCGGCGGTCGTGCCGTCCTCGGCGGCCTCGACGACCGCGAGATGCGTCATGAAGGTGCGCGGCCCCGCCCCGTGCCAGTGCCACTCGCCCGGCTCGATCCACACGCTGTCACCCGCGCGGATCGGCTCGACGGCACCGCCCCTGCGCTGCACCAGCCCCTCGCCCTCCAGGACGTGCAGCACCTGGCCGTGCGGATGGCGGTGCCACGCGGTGTGCGCGCCGGGCGCGAAATGGACGTTGAACATCCGCAGCCGGGACGGGGAGGCGGGCGCGGCGATCTCGTCGAGCCACACCGTCCCCGTGAAGTTCTCGGCCGGACCCTGCCGGGTCTCCGGGCGCTGTCGGGTGATCTGCACGTGGGTCGACTCCCTTACGGCGATGGTGGTGTGAGCAGTGAGAGCAGACCCCGCACGCCCGTGTCGAACGCGGCGGGCGAGCCGGACGCGCGGGCGAGGACATAGCCGCCCTGGACCGTCGCGAGAACGGTCGCCGCGATCTCCTCGCCGTCCAGGGAGGACGCGAACTGGCCCTGTTCCTTGCCCTCTTCGACGATCCCGGCGATGCGCTCACGGATCCAGTCGATCGTCTCGTCGACGGGCGCACGCAGTTCGTCGCTGGCGATGACGTCCGGGTCCATCGTGAGCCGGCCGATCGGACACCCGCGCAGCACGTCCCGCTCGCGCCGCAGATACGCCTCGATCCGCTCGTACGGCGTGCCGGGCCCGCCGAGTACTTCCTCCGCGGTGGCCCGCAGGTCCTCGGCGGTCCGCCGGATCGCGGCCAGGGCGAGATCGGGCTTGCCCTTGAAGTGGTGGTACATGCTGCCCTGTCCGGCCCCCGCGCGCTCCAGGATCGCCTTGGGGCTGGTCCCCACATAGCCGCGCTCCCACAGCAGCTCACGGGTGGACTCGATCAGTCGGTCCGAGGTGCTCATGCGCTCACTGTACATACTAGTAGTTACAGAAGTCGAGGCCCTCTCGTACTCCCCGGGAGGTATCCGCACTGCCGCTGTCCGTACGACGACCCGGCCCCCTCTCCCGAGCCAGTCTCGAGTCATCACGACAAGACCCACCAAGGAGATGACTCAAGATGCAGACACTCGCGCACTGGGACGGCGGCCCCGGCCCGTGGATCCTCTTCTTCCCGCTGATCTGGGCGGCCGTCGTGCTCGGCGTCGTCACCGTCCTGCGCCGCACCGTGTGGCGCGGCCGCCGCGGACCCTGGCGCGCCATGGCCGACGCCCGCCCCTCCGGCGACTCACCGATCGCCATGCTCGGCCGCCGCTTCGCCTCGGGTGAGATCGACGAGGACGAGTACTGGCGCCGGCTGTCCGTCCTGGACGAGCAGTTCGGCCCTGCGGCGGGCAAGGGCGGTGCGGCATGACCGCCACGACCACCTCGACGAGGACGCTGCCGGCCGCCCGGGTGGTCGACGCCGTGAAGGTGTACGGCAGCGGCGACACCGGGGTGCGGGCCCTGGACGGGGTGAGCGTCGACTTCCCGGCCGGCCGCTTCACCGCGATCATGGGGCCCTCGGGCTCCGGCAAGTCCACCCTCATGCACTGCGCGGCCGGCCTCGACACGCTCACCGAGGGCGCCTCCTACATCGGCGCCACCGACCTCGGCTCGCTCGACGACCGCCGTCTGACCCTGCTGCGCCGGGACCGCGTCGGCTTCGTCTTCCAGGCGTTCAACCTGGTGCCGACGCTGACCGTCGAGGAGAACATCAGGCTGCCGCTGGACCTCGCGGGAGGCAAGGGCGACGCGGAGTGGATCGACGCGCTGATCGAGGTCGTCGGCCTGCGCGACCGCCTCCGGCACCGGCCCGCCGAGCTGTCCGGCGGACAGCAGCAACGTGTCGCCGTGGCCCGGGCGTTCGCCGGCCGACCGGACGTCGTCTTCGCCGACGAGCCCACCGGGAACCTCGACTCCCGCTCCGGCGGCGAGGTCCTCGGCCTCCTCTCCAGGACCGTGCGCCGGACGGCCCGCACGGTCGTCATGGTCACCCACGACCCGGTCGCCGCCGCCCACGCCGACGAGGTCGTCTTCCTCGCCGACGGGCGCCTGGTGGACCGTATGGAATCCCCCACCGCCGACCGGGTCCTTGACCGCCTGAAGGCCTTCGAGGTGCCCTCATGAACGCCTCCGTACGGCTGAGCATGTCCTCCCTGCGCGCCCACAAGCGGCGCTTCGCCGGGACCTTCCTCGCGGTGTTCCTCGGCGTGGCGTTCCTCGCCGGGACGCTCGTCATGGGCGACACGCTCCGCGCCGGCTTCGACACCATGTTCGGCAACGCGACCGGCGGCACCGACGCCGTGGTCCGCAGTGCCGAGGCCATCACCACGCCGGGGGAGAGCGAGGGGGTGCGCGAGCCGGTCGACACCGACCTGGTCAAGACCGTCGAGCAGGTTCCCGGTGTCGCGGCGGCCGCCCCCGACATCCAGGGAGCGGGCCAGTTGATCGGCGCCGACGGCAAGCCCATCGGCGGCCAGGGCCCACCCACCGTGGCCGGCAACTGGATCGACGACCCCGAGCTCAACCCGTACCGACTCGCCGAAGGCCGTGCACCGAAGAGGTCCGGCGAGGTCGTCGTCAACCGCGGCACCGCCGACCGGGGCGACCTGAAGATCGGCGACACGACGGTCCTGCGTACGCCCGACCCCGTCGAGGTGACGATCGTCGGCCTCGCGACCTTCGGCGGCGAGGACGGCATGGCCCAGGTGACCTTCACCGGCATGACTCAGTCCGACGCCGAGAAGTACCTCACGGCCGGGCCCGGGGAGGCGTCGAGCATCCAGGTGCGCGCGGGTCCGGGCGTCGGTCAGCAGGAGCTCGTCGACCGGTTGACTCCCGTGCTGCCCAGGGGCGTTGAGGCGATCACCGGTCAGGAGTCGACCGAAGAGAACACCGACATGATCTCCAGCCAGTTCCTGGCCGTCTTCACGACCTTCCTGCTGGTCTTCTCGGGCGTGGCCCTCCTGGTCGCCACCTTCTCCATCCACAACACCTTCGCGATCGTCGTGGCCCAACGCACCCGTGAGAACGCCCTGTTGCGGGCTCTCGGTGCCTCCCGCCGGCAGGTCACGGCATCCACCCTGACCGAGGCGAGCGTGGTCGCGGTGACCGCGTCGGCCGCCGGCCTCGCGG includes:
- a CDS encoding phosphotriesterase, encoding MVSAVAVRTVAGDVPAEELGVCDAHDHLFFGSPQLPGQELRSVSAARTELTAFAAQGGGAVMQWTPYGLGRRADALPTLARETGVRIVTATGLHQAAHYDDATLAGLRGRLADVFVAELTEGIGRSGVRAGLIKVAGGFHALDAHARWTMTAAAEAHHATGAPIAVHLELGTGALDVLDLLCGELGVPPRRVILGHLNRSPDFTVHREAAGSGCYLAFDGPSRAHHATDWRMPDAVRELADAGHGDRLLLGGDTTTAAARSVNGGPGMPYLLRRVRPRLTADLGEELVRRILTDNPGRALAVEWSRP
- a CDS encoding cupin domain-containing protein; amino-acid sequence: MQITRQRPETRQGPAENFTGTVWLDEIAAPASPSRLRMFNVHFAPGAHTAWHRHPHGQVLHVLEGEGLVQRRGGAVEPIRAGDSVWIEPGEWHWHGAGPRTFMTHLAVVEAAEDGTTADWDAHVAPEDYPA
- a CDS encoding SMI1/KNR4 family protein; protein product: MIETTERDRAFPPALADVARVEFDYDDGEGVDFEPYDAFDSAEETTDWLRHWTGNHQLDGDAYRVFGQDGTGGLAALWCVRPGRPLVEQPVVFLGSEGERGVVAANLSDFLWVLADGLGPLEVVDFEQYEGRPSATLTALAERHANTPRRTTRDIVTTARAEFPTFSEDIDALCR
- a CDS encoding DUF4865 family protein, whose protein sequence is MHAMQYELTLPADYDMAVIRARVFRIGHLLDDWDGLGFKTYLMRERGVNGSPVNQYAPFYLWDTVEGMNSFLWGGAFQGLSNDFGRPSVRQWTGLSYEEGGAVGSPARSAVRRRQPVPEGVELAEVMAEAVDETGRLAGEDGALFAAAAVDTARWELVHFSLWAHEAPKADGDLFEVLHVSAPGRERLPRGRQW
- a CDS encoding SHOCT domain-containing protein, which gives rise to MQTLAHWDGGPGPWILFFPLIWAAVVLGVVTVLRRTVWRGRRGPWRAMADARPSGDSPIAMLGRRFASGEIDEDEYWRRLSVLDEQFGPAAGKGGAA
- a CDS encoding ABC transporter ATP-binding protein, producing the protein MTATTTSTRTLPAARVVDAVKVYGSGDTGVRALDGVSVDFPAGRFTAIMGPSGSGKSTLMHCAAGLDTLTEGASYIGATDLGSLDDRRLTLLRRDRVGFVFQAFNLVPTLTVEENIRLPLDLAGGKGDAEWIDALIEVVGLRDRLRHRPAELSGGQQQRVAVARAFAGRPDVVFADEPTGNLDSRSGGEVLGLLSRTVRRTARTVVMVTHDPVAAAHADEVVFLADGRLVDRMESPTADRVLDRLKAFEVPS
- a CDS encoding TetR/AcrR family transcriptional regulator, with the translated sequence MYSERMSTSDRLIESTRELLWERGYVGTSPKAILERAGAGQGSMYHHFKGKPDLALAAIRRTAEDLRATAEEVLGGPGTPYERIEAYLRRERDVLRGCPIGRLTMDPDVIASDELRAPVDETIDWIRERIAGIVEEGKEQGQFASSLDGEEIAATVLATVQGGYVLARASGSPAAFDTGVRGLLSLLTPPSP
- a CDS encoding NAD(P)-dependent oxidoreductase, whose amino-acid sequence is MRVVVIGGSGHIGTFLVPRLVRAGHEVINISRGTRTAYTEAPEWQQVRQVVADRQREDDEGTFGDRVAGLAPDAVIDLVCFTLEAATALVERLRGEIGHLLHCGTVWRFGPSDRLPISETTGTPPVGEYGIQKDRIARMLKEETASGGLVTTSLHPGHIVGPGWHPIGPLGNLDPAVWYALSAGRPLPVPGIGAELMHHVHADDVAQAFERAVEHRDAAAGEDFNVVAPTALNVRGYARIAAGWFGRTASLEPVTWEQFRRTTAPEHAEASWEHLYRSQYLTIEKARTLLGYAPRHEPEAAVLESVRWLIDHEELKVAGPLGV